The sequence CACCGCGAGCAGATCGAGGTCGGTTACTTCTGCGATCCGCTGCTGACCGCGCTGCCCGGGGGCTCGCCCTTGCGCGACGAGGCCGGCAATCTCATCGGCGCCGCCGGCGTGAGCGGCCTGACCTCCGCTGAAGATCAGACCATCACGGACTACCTGGCCTCGCTGTGCAAGGAAGGCGGCGTCTGAGGCCGCCGGCTCAGCGGCTCGTCAGCAGCGCAGGCAGCCAGGTCGCGAGCGGCGGCACCGACGCGACCAGGCCCAGCATCGCAAGGCCCATGAGCACGTAGGGCATCACGGCGCGGAAGATGTCGCCCATCGCGATGCTGGGCGGGGCGACGCCCCGCATGGTGAAGAGCAGCATGCCGAAGGGCGGCGTGAGCAGCCCGAGCTGCATGCAGATGAGGAACATCACGCCGAACCACAGCGGATCGAAGCCGTAGTGCTGCACGAGCGGCATGTAGAACGGCAGCGTGACCAGCATCATGCTCACCTGGTCGATGAAACAGCCGAGGAACAGCAGGATGCCCATCATCACCGCCAGCACGGCCCACGGCGGCAGTGCGGCGTCCTGCACCATCGAGACGAGACCATTCGTGGCGCCCGAGAACGACAGCACCTGCGAGAACGTCGTGGCCCCCACGATGATGAAGAGGATCACGCCGGAAATCGCCGCCGTGCCTTTCAGCGCCTGCATGAGATTCGCCAGGGTGAGCGACCGGTAGGCCAGCGCCACCGCGATCGTCGCGGCGGCACCGATGGCCGCCGATTCGGTCGGGGTGGCCCAGCCGGCGGACATGGCCGTGATGACCGCGGCGAAGATCAACACGAGCGGCGTCACGTACACCGCGAGGGGGCGCCAGCGCGCCCAGCCGGCCACCGGGGCGTGCTCGAAGGCGGGCGCCAGTTCGGGATGCAGCTTGGCGCGGGCCACGATGAACACCACGAACGCGGAGGCGAGCAGCAGGCCCGGAAGCACGCCCGCGATGAGCAGTCCGGAGATCGAGATGCCGGCCAGGCTGCCCAGCAGCACGGTGAGCGCCGAGGGCGGGATCAGCATGTCCACGCCGCCGATGGCCATGATCGGCCCCATCGCCATCTTGCGATCGTAGCCGCGGCGCAGCATTTCCGGCAGGAGCAGCCCGCCCAGCAGCGCGGTGGTGGCGATCGTCGAGCCCGAGATCGCGGAGAACACCGTGCCCGCCACCACCGCGATCACCGAGAGCCGGCCCGGCACCCGCCAGATCACGTTGTCGAAGGCGTCGATGGCCTTCATCGCCACGCCGGTGTGGAACAGGACCTCCCCCATCAGCACGAAGAACGGAATGGGCGTGAGCGAGAAATTGGTGATGGCGGCGAGCCCGTTGCGCACCACCTGCATGAGTCCCGGTTCCCCGCCGAGATAGACGATGGCGCCGATCATGTTGACCGCCAGGAACGCGAAGCCGGCCGGCATGCCCAGCAGCAGCAGCACGCTGACGGCACCGAACAGCAGCAGGAGCGTCTCACCCCAGCTCATCGATCAGGCGCCCCCGGCAGGTTCGTGGTCGCCAGGGGCGGGCGGCGGCCCCTTGAAGACGCGCCGCGCGAATTCCACCGCCATCAATCCGAACGACAGCGGCAGCGGCACGAACAGCCACCACTCGGGGAACACGAAGCTCTTCATCACCAGCGCGCCGATGGACCGCGTGTCGGCGATGACCGCCAGGGAATACCAGACGACGGCCGCGCAAACGGCGAGCTCCAGCAGGGACGCCATGCGGTCGAGACGGCGCAGGTGACGGGCGGGCAGCACGTTCTGGAGCAGATCCAGCCGCACGTGTTCGTTCCGGTGCAACAGCCAGGGCGCGGCCAGCAAGGTGGCCAGCGGCAGGGCCATCTCGGTCACTTCCACGATCCAGGGCAGGTTCGCGAACCCGAGATTGCGTCCGGCGACGTCGGCGCACACGAGCAGGACCATCGCACCGATCACCAGACCGGACGCGATGCCGCAAATGTCGAACAGACGGGAGTACACGTTCGGACCGGGGACCGGCGCCGGGCGCAAGCCCGCCGCGTTCGTCCCCCCGCGATCAGTTCTTCGGCGCCATCAGCTCGCGCAGCTTCGGACCGTTGACCGGGCTGGCCGCCACCAGCGCATTCCAGGCGGCATCGTAGGCGGTCTTGAGGAAGAGCTTCGCCTGCGCGTCGTCCAGCTTCACCACGTGGATGCCGGCCTCCTGCTGGCGCTTGAGTTCCGCCGGCGCGTCCTTCGCCGCCATGTCCGCGTTCTGCGCTTCGAGCCACGCACCCTGCTTCTCGAGAAACTGCCGCTGCTGCGCGGTGAGCTTGCGCCAGGTGTTCAGGTTGAAGACCGCACCCAGTTCGATGTCGTAGAAGCCCGGCTCGAGGCGGAATTTCGTCTTCTCCTGCCAGCCGAAGTCGAAGATGCCGATGAGCGGCCAGCCGTAGCCTTCCACCACGCCGCGCTCGAGCGCCGTGTACACCTCGCCCGGGGCAATCTGCACCACGCCCGCGTTGAGCTTCTGGAAGAACTCGCGGTAGATGGGATTGCTGCGCAGCTTGATGCCGGCCAGGTCCGCGCGGTCGATGCGCCGGGTGGAGTAGATGTAGTAGCGCACCCCCTCGCCGGTCCGCGCGAAGTAGTGCAGGCCCTTGTCCTGGTACAGCTTGTCGTAGACGTCGAAGACGCCGCTGCGGCGCATCTCCGCCATGGTCATGTGCGTGTAGTTGATCGCGATGGCCTCGGGCACCACGCTGGTGGTGAACGCCGCCGCCGTGTTGGCGACATCGACGACACCGCTGCGCAGGGCGTTGGCCAGCTCGAAGGTCGGGATCGCCTTCGGTCCGCCCACGTAGTTGATCTGGACGAGCCCCTTGCCCTCCTCGTTCACCTTCTTGATGAACCGTTCGAAGTTGCGGGCGAAATAGGTGCCTTCCTGGAAGGCGTTGGCGGCTCGCAAGGTGATTTCCTGGGCGCTCGCGAAAAAGCTCGCGGCCAGGGCGACGGCCCCGAAACCCAGGGCGGTCAGGCGTTTCGACATGGTGGACTCGCTCCCTCTGTGGTGCGGCGGCGTCGGCCGGGACTGCGCACGGGCCCCCGATCCCGCCGCCGGCCCCGATCATCGAAGAACGGTCCCGGCGGCGCAAGGGGCGCGTGCCGGACCCGGCGGCCGCGAGGCAGGCCCCGCCCTGCTCCCGCCTGCGGCCTCGATCTACCCCGCCACCTCGATCCTCGCCGTGGCCCGGATCACCGCGCCGCGGTCGTCCGTCCAGGTGAAGTTCATGTCGCCGGAGTCCACGGCACGCACGTAGAAGAGGAAGTACGGGTTGGTGGTGATGCCCGAGCCCATCTGCACGCGGAACACCTCCCGCCCGCCGTACTCGCAGACGAACTCCTCGATCACGTGCCGGGGAATCCGCTTGCCGACGTTGTCGTGGCGGAAGCCGCTTTCCATCGGGTGGCGCACCACCGCACGCACCGGGAACACCTCGCCCGGCGCCACCTTCGGAGGAACGCGGATGCTGGCGTCGGCCATGTCAGTCTCCGCAGGCCGTGATCGTCACCTCCACCTGCACGGTGGCGGACCACAGCGAACCGTCGCTCATCTCGGCGATGGCCATCACGCGCTGCGACTTGGCGAGCCGGATGCGTGTGGCGACCTCGGGCCGAGGGTAGTGCGGACCGAGATGGAACTGCGCGATGACGGGCATGGGATTCTGTTCGGAGAACACGTGGATGGCCCGGACGTGATCCTCGCTGCTCATGGGACTGTCCACCTTCACCGTCATGGACACCACGTTGCCGTCGTCCGCGATGCGGGGCAGTTCCAGCTTGACCCGGCCCTCCTGCACCGCGCGCGAGCCCGTGATCCCTCGCATCGCTTCGGCCATGGTGTCCGGCGTGGCGCCCGCCGGACGGACCGCCCACGCCAGCACCCAGGCGCCGCCCGCCTTCAGCACACGGCGGCGCGCCTCGACGGCCCGAGGCCGCCGCGAACGCGCCGTCGCCTGCGTCTTCACGCGTACGAGTACCCGAGATGCCGCAGCGGCATGGACCGCGCCCGCTTGCCGGTGGCCGCGAAGATCGCGTTCAACAGCGCCGGGGTCACCGCGGCAATGGGCGGCTCGCCCACCCCGCCCCAGAAACCGCCGGTGGGAACGAGCACCGCTTCCACCTTGGGCGGCATCTCGGACAGACGCAGCACCGGGTAATCGCCCCCAGATCCTTCACCTTCTTTTCCAGCAGCGGCCGGCGGAACTGGTACGGATCCTTGCCCGCCGCGTGGCACACCTCGTCGATGAAGCACTCGCGGAACACCGGGTTGTGCGTGTGGGCCACGGCGCGCCAGAAGCCCGGCGGCACATGGGTGTTGCGCATGGCGTATTCGTTCGTGAAGTTGGGCACGCCATAGGGGCTGTCGCCGAACACGCGGATGCCCACCGGGTCGATGCCGTCCTTGATGTCCCCTGGCCGCACCGACACGAAGATGGACTGGTCGGCCTGCCGCACGTGCCACGCCGTCCAGTTTCCGTTGCGGTCCAGCCCCGCCCGCATGCGCACCAGCGCCACGGGACGGTAGCGGCCCTGCTGCATGTCTTCCTCGCGCGACCACTGCAGGCGCACGGGCACGCCGGGCATGGTCATGGCGATCTGCGCCGCCTGCTTCGTGTATTCCTGGTGCGGGCCGCGGCGTCCGAAGCCGCCGCCGGCGTGCATCTTGTGCACGATCACGTTCTCGAGCGGGATGCCGGAGGCCTCCGACGCCGCGGCGATGGTCGCCTCGCCGTTCTGCGTCCCGACCCAGACTTCCAGCCGGTCGTCGGTGTACAGCGCCGTCGCCGTCTGCGGTTCCATGGTCGCGTGGTTGAGGTACGGCGCGTAGTACTCGGCTTCCACCACTTTCGCGGCACCCTTGATCGCCGTGTCGAAGTCGCCGTCCTTGCGCGCCACCGGTACGTCCTTGGCGTCGATGCCGGTGCGGAGGAACGCCTTGATGGACTCCGAGGTCACGTCGCCGTTGTCGCCCACGTCCCAGTCGATGGGCAGCGCCTTCATCGCCTCGTTGGCGCGCCACCAGTTGTCCGCCACCACGGCCACCCAGTCCAGGCCCGCGACCACCTTCTTCACGCCGCGCATGCCCAGCACCTTGTCCTCTTCGTAGGTGCGCACTTTTCCGCCGAAGACGGGGCACTGGCGGATCGACGCGTGCAGCATGCCCGGCAGCTGGACGTCCGCCGCGTAGATCTGCTTGCCGGTCGTCTTGTCGGGGATGTCGAAGCGCTTCGGCGAGGTGCCGATGAGCTTCCAGTCCTTCGGGTCCTTGAGCTTGGGGTTCTGCGGCACATCCATCGCCGCGGCGGCCGCCGCCACCTGGCCGAAGGAAACGGTGCGTCCCGTCGGCTTGTGCGTGATCACGCCCTTCGCCGCGACGCACTCCGCCGGGTCCACGTCCCACTGGCGAGCAGCCGCCGCCACGAGCATCTCGCGTGCCGCCGCGCCTGCCTTGCGCAGGACCTCCTGGGATTCGCGGATCGACCGGCTGCCGCCGGTGGACATGGCGCCCCACGCGCGATTGCGGCGCACGTGCTCGTTCACGTCGGCATACTCGGACCGCACGTGGTTCCAGTCGCATTCCAGTTCCTCGGCCACGAGCTGCGCGAGGCCGGTGAAGCTGCCCTGCCCCAGTTCCGAGCGGGCGATGCGGATGATCACGGTCTCGTCGGGCTCGATGACGACCCACGGCGTGACTTCGCCGGAGGCCGCGTCCGCGGCTGCGCCTGCGTCCGGGTGAAACTGCACGCCGATGGCCAGTGCACCGCCCAGGGCGGTGCCGCGGATGAGGAATTCACGGCGGGAGAGGAGTGTGGGATGTGTCATGGCGGTCTCCTCAGCGGGCCTTGGCGGCGGCGTGGATGGCATCGCGCACGCGGACGTAGGTGCCGCAGCGGCAGATGTTGGTCATGGCGGTGTCGATGTCCGCATCCGAGGGATTGGGCTTGTCGCGCAGCAGCGCAGCCGCGGCCATGATCATGCCGCTCTGGCAATAGCCGCATTGGGGAACCTGCCGCTCCACCCACGCGGTCTGCACCGGATGCCGGCCGTCCGCCGACAGGCCCTCGATGGTGACGACCGACTTGCCTGCCACGGCCGAGACCGGCATCGCGCACGAACGCAGGGCCGTGCCGTCCAGATGCACCGTACAGGCGCCGCACAGCGCCACGCCGCAACCGTACTTGGTTCCGGTGAGGCCCAGCTCGTCCCTGAGCACCCACAGCAGGGGCATGTCGGGTTCGGTGTCGACCTCGACCGGCTTTCCGTTCACGTTGAACTGGATCATGTTCTCTCCAAGTGACACCGCGGCTGCGGAGTGACGCAGTGCGGAGGGTTCAGGGATTCGGCGGACCGGCGGCGGCGCGCTGCGGAGAGCGCGCCTCGCGCGAACGGACCGTGGAGGAATTCTGCCACGCGACCCACGCGTGTATAGTGAACGCGCATTGCAAAAAAGTTCTCGGGTGCGCGCATTTTTCCTGCGTAGCGCGAGGAGACGAGGAGAAACGTGAACACCCTGCCCTCTGCCGCGCCGGCCGCGGCGTGCATTTGCTGGTTCGCCCTGTTCCGCCGCCACGGCAGCGAGGGCACCACGCTCGACGCAGCCGAATCCCGGCGCCTTGCCGGCGCGCTCGAAGGTTCGGTCGGGATGATCCTCGCGCTCGAGCACTGCGCCCAGGTTCCCGAGGAGTTCCCCGGCGAGGAAACGCCCCTGTGGCTCGTGCTGCAGTGCTACTTCGCGACGCTCCCTGCACTGGAGCAGTCGCTGGCGTCCGGCGGGGCTCTCGCCTCCCTCTCCGATCCGGCGGCTTTTCCGTCGCTGGCCCAGGCGGAGGCCTCGGAGCAGGCAATGGAGGTGCTGCCCTTTCCCATACCGGAAGCCCCGCCCGGTCCCAAG comes from Betaproteobacteria bacterium and encodes:
- a CDS encoding TRAP transporter large permease subunit; amino-acid sequence: MSWGETLLLLFGAVSVLLLLGMPAGFAFLAVNMIGAIVYLGGEPGLMQVVRNGLAAITNFSLTPIPFFVLMGEVLFHTGVAMKAIDAFDNVIWRVPGRLSVIAVVAGTVFSAISGSTIATTALLGGLLLPEMLRRGYDRKMAMGPIMAIGGVDMLIPPSALTVLLGSLAGISISGLLIAGVLPGLLLASAFVVFIVARAKLHPELAPAFEHAPVAGWARWRPLAVYVTPLVLIFAAVITAMSAGWATPTESAAIGAAATIAVALAYRSLTLANLMQALKGTAAISGVILFIIVGATTFSQVLSFSGATNGLVSMVQDAALPPWAVLAVMMGILLFLGCFIDQVSMMLVTLPFYMPLVQHYGFDPLWFGVMFLICMQLGLLTPPFGMLLFTMRGVAPPSIAMGDIFRAVMPYVLMGLAMLGLVASVPPLATWLPALLTSR
- a CDS encoding TRAP transporter small permease; amino-acid sequence: MYSRLFDICGIASGLVIGAMVLLVCADVAGRNLGFANLPWIVEVTEMALPLATLLAAPWLLHRNEHVRLDLLQNVLPARHLRRLDRMASLLELAVCAAVVWYSLAVIADTRSIGALVMKSFVFPEWWLFVPLPLSFGLMAVEFARRVFKGPPPAPGDHEPAGGA
- the dctP gene encoding TRAP transporter substrate-binding protein DctP — its product is MSKRLTALGFGAVALAASFFASAQEITLRAANAFQEGTYFARNFERFIKKVNEEGKGLVQINYVGGPKAIPTFELANALRSGVVDVANTAAAFTTSVVPEAIAINYTHMTMAEMRRSGVFDVYDKLYQDKGLHYFARTGEGVRYYIYSTRRIDRADLAGIKLRSNPIYREFFQKLNAGVVQIAPGEVYTALERGVVEGYGWPLIGIFDFGWQEKTKFRLEPGFYDIELGAVFNLNTWRKLTAQQRQFLEKQGAWLEAQNADMAAKDAPAELKRQQEAGIHVVKLDDAQAKLFLKTAYDAAWNALVAASPVNGPKLRELMAPKN
- the soxZ gene encoding thiosulfate oxidation carrier complex protein SoxZ, translated to MADASIRVPPKVAPGEVFPVRAVVRHPMESGFRHDNVGKRIPRHVIEEFVCEYGGREVFRVQMGSGITTNPYFLFYVRAVDSGDMNFTWTDDRGAVIRATARIEVAG
- a CDS encoding thiosulfate oxidation carrier protein SoxY, producing MAEAMRGITGSRAVQEGRVKLELPRIADDGNVVSMTVKVDSPMSSEDHVRAIHVFSEQNPMPVIAQFHLGPHYPRPEVATRIRLAKSQRVMAIAEMSDGSLWSATVQVEVTITACGD
- a CDS encoding (2Fe-2S)-binding protein, producing MIQFNVNGKPVEVDTEPDMPLLWVLRDELGLTGTKYGCGVALCGACTVHLDGTALRSCAMPVSAVAGKSVVTIEGLSADGRHPVQTAWVERQVPQCGYCQSGMIMAAAALLRDKPNPSDADIDTAMTNICRCGTYVRVRDAIHAAAKAR
- a CDS encoding ethyl tert-butyl ether degradation protein EthD → MNTLPSAAPAAACICWFALFRRHGSEGTTLDAAESRRLAGALEGSVGMILALEHCAQVPEEFPGEETPLWLVLQCYFATLPALEQSLASGGALASLSDPAAFPSLAQAEASEQAMEVLPFPIPEAPPGPKSACCTYLVGFEGPAQDSDTWLSYYLSTQATQLTQLPRVREVEVYTPLQWRSALPWKRASHLQRNKAVFDDPKSLVGALHSPVRHRMRHDLSRFPPFSGRVTHHPMHTRELYRAS